The nucleotide sequence AGATGCATGAGCAAGAAGGGAAAGACCAACTTTAACGATGTgacggtgtttgcgttcagcagaACCGTTCTGTTGGTGTGCATGTGGACATGAAACATGATGCTCAATGCCTATACTTCGAAAGAAAGAGTTGAGTTTCTCATACTCTCCTCCCCAGTCACTCTGGACTATAATGATTTTCTTGTTAAATTGACGCTCAACAAGTTTTTGGAATTCTTGGAAGACAGAGAAAACTTTAGATTTGAACTTAAGTAAGTATATCCATGTAAACTTACTATAATCATCAATAAAGCTAACATAATATTTCTGTCTTCCAAAGGAATCTctggcatgaccccatacatcactgaatATCAGTTCCAACGGAGAATGAGACACACTATTTGATCTAGGATAGGGGAGTTGGTGACTCTTGGCACATTGACAAGCATCACAAACAGACTCTTTATTCTCACGACTAGACAATTGAAGATTTCCTTTATTCACTACTTGATCAACTATTTTTAATGAAGGATGACCTAATTTTTGATGCCACCTCTCTAAGGATGGCTTGACGACGGAGTAGACTTGGTGATGATGCTTGCGGCTAAAAGCTCTTGATGTGATAGGATATAGACCACCGACGCATCTACCGTGATGGAGGAGCTCCCTCGTTGCCCAATCCTTAATGAAAAAATACTTGGGATGAGTTTCAAAAAAGATGTTATTATCAGCGGACAAACGAGACATGGAAGCAAGGTTTTTGTTGGCTTGAGGAACATGAAGGACATCCTTTAGAAGAAGATCACGTTTAACATTAGGGAAATTAATAGAGGGTTGACCAATGTGACATATGTCCATACCTCCTCCACTTGCGGCGGTGTTTATCTGATCATTGCCATAGTATCTCTCTCGATTTGCAAGCTTATCCAACTCACTGGTGACATGATATGTGGCTCCAGAATCCGCATACCAGATGGTGTCCCCGGCTTCTTCTTGCTCTCTGATGGCTGCAGCTACGTGGCGCTCTTCAGGCACGTAATCTTCATCGTAGCGGTGCCAACAATCTTTCACCTCATGCCCTGACTTTTTGCAGAGCTGGCAATGTGGCCTGTTGTTGGAGTAGGAGGCGCCGGAGGGGCGTGGGCCAGAGTTGTTGGCGCACCCACGCCCGCTGTTGTTGCCGTTGCCGCGCCCGCGCCCTTGGTGACCGCGGTGACCACGGCCTCGGCCTCCAATGCCGCGACCACATGAGACATAATTAACTGATGACCGGCGGAGATTGTTACCTTGTAGCAGATTCATACGAGCTTCAAAGCTTAGCAACTGGTTGTAAAGCTCCCGGACGGTCACCGGCTCGATACGTGCAGCCAGGGCTGAGATCACCGGGTTATACTCGATGTCCAGCCCTTTGAGCACATATGAAGTTATCTCTCCTTTAGAGAGAGGATCACCGGTGCAGGCGATCTCATCAGCGAACGCCTTGATCTTCGCCAGATACTCCGGCATGCCCATGTGTCCTTTGTGCAGATTAGCGAGGGCGATGCGGGTGTTGACGATCTGTGCTTGCGTCTGGGCAGCGAAGGAGGCGTGGATGGCACTCCACACCTCGGCCGGCGTTTGAAGAGTAACTACCCGTGCAAGAATCTCACGTGACAGAGACCCCATAAGGTATCCTTGTACCTGTTGCTGCTGGGCATACCAGATCGGCCGGGCGTAGTTGAAGACTTGCTCTTCTTTCCCATCCTTGGTGATGGTGATGGTAGGAGGAGGCACCGAGCTTGCGGCGTCCAGGAAATGCTCCATCTGTGCTCCCTTTATTTGGGGTAGCACGATGGCCTTCCAGAGAAGGAAGTtcgtcctcgtgagcttctcagaTGGAGGAGACCCGAGAGAGGAGACGCTGCTGAAGGTGGAGGAAGATGCATAGGTGGATGGTGCGGATTGGGTGGACATGGTACTTATGGTGGAACCGATCAGGGCGGTGTTGGTGGCGGcgatggtggaagcagcggtgcTCGAGTTTGTGCCTGACATGATTTCTCTCGATGCCTCTCTCTGGATAGGTTTCAGGTTTCTCTCTCGATCAACTAGATCGATATCTTAGAAAAGCTAGACGTACGAGAGGAAGGGCTCTGATGACCATGTAAGATTTGATGGGAAGCGTTAAACCCTTTGCTCGGGCCGCATGTGTATTTATGGAAAGATTGCTGTGGCTTACAAGGTTTGGAATATCGCTAGGATGCTTCCAGAATACATCGGGAAAGAGACATATGACTTGGAGAGGAAGAACAGAACAAAAGAAGAGATAGGAACGGAATACAGTTTAAAACAGACAGCTATCTCTACAATCTCTATTCTAACAAAACATTTATATTGTCTCGTATTGAGAAGCTTCCGAATTTGCTCCATTTTTCAGGCAATTTTCGCTAAAACAATTTCTCGGATCACAGCGCAAATCAACGGCTCTAGACGGATGCACAGGTGCGTGTCCCTGCGAATGTTCAtggaatttttctttttctcgtttcGAAACTCAAGCGGATAAGGATTGGTGATTGGATAAGAACAGCGGCCGTCCCCTGCTGCGCTGTAATTTAAAGTGCAAGTAGCTTGTACTCGCATGCTTTTCCGATCAACTTTCGTCCGGTGGGTGCATGCATGCTTTTGGATCGACCGACTTTGTTCCGTTGTTGCACACTAATAAAACCCTTTGATTATGGTGACTCCGCGGTCTGCCCCGGATTAGGTAGCACTGCTGCTTCAGCACGCACGATATATGTTAACTAGTGCCAATTATGTTCAGTAGATCTACTTACTTTTTATATGTGGGCATAGCTTTGCCAAAATCTTCATTAAGCTACAGCTGGCCCTGGGTTTATACAAATCGGGGCCGCTCGTTGATCATTGCCCAGCCCTGCACCGTACCGCCGCTGCCGTCCACCAAACGACAGTACTGTTCTGCTGTCCGATGGAAGCTGCGGAGCGAACAGTACTGAGAGCACGTAGCCGAGCAGAGGACAGTGCAGATGAAGATATATTCTTTTTCTCCACGAGGAGATTAGAAGATTTATTAACCGTATATCATCAGCCATGCAAGGAGAACTGAGTTTCCTACTAATGGGGAAGAAAATACAGCTCTAATTATCGTCTGTATCAAGCGAGGGCTCCTTAGCACCTAGTTGATTAAAGCATCTCAGCACACTCAAACCTCTGACTGCTGATAAGTGTTAGAAGTTGCATTTTTAGGGGTTTTGAATGCCATATCATATATTTGGCGTGGCCGATATTACTGATTTTCACCGAATTTAGCGTTTCCTTGGTTTTCATTTCGGCGAAGGGACCACAATTTTCACTTAAATTTGATTGAAATCCAACTGATGAATATTAAAAAAAATGGAAATACTTTAgaaattatttgaatttgtgtagTATGATGAAATATTCTGACCAAAAGGTAATTATTTCATAACGAAGTGACTGAAATTTGCAAAACTTCGATAATTTtcactgaaagtgaaaaccatATTCCCACTACCAATTCGGAGGCTGGTTCAACTCAAATAAAATAAAACTGGGGCCCGTTTTTCCATGTACATACATGTGCGGTAGCGCCATCTGTGCATCTTTCTTGTATTGNNNNNNNNNNNNNNNNNNNNNNNNNNNNNNNNNNNNNNNNNNNNNNNNNNNNNNNNNNNNNNNNNNNNNNNNNNNNNNNNNNNNNNNNNNNNNNNNNNNNNNNNNNNNNNNNNNNNNNNNNNNNNNNNNNNNNNNNNNNNNNNNNNNNNNNNNNNNNNNNNNNNNNNNNNNNNNNNNNNNNNNNNNNNNNNNNNNNNNNNNNNNNNNNNNNNNNNNNNNNNNNNNNCACTTAAAATACATTTACCCTTGGACTTGGTATATGAATAGGATGGGAATAGTACCTCAAAGTTAGAAGTGAGATATAGATGGCATGCACATATATATTGATCAAGTTTTTTTTTGATAAACATATATTGATCAAGTTACCACGTACACGAATACAATGAAATTTACAATGCAAAGCATACTTGATCCCAGCAACTAAAACCCATCCGGGACTCGATGTATCACATCTTTACACTTAAATACATGCAGAAAAAGAAGAGGGTACATGCCCACGCTGTCACGCATGCGCAATCGTACGTACGTGCATGTATATACATGATGATGTAACTGCTACACATTCGTGCACACGACGTATTCCTGTCCCCCGACACACGCATGCCAGCCATGGACAAGCAAGCATGCATGCGCCGTTGCGTGCGCACGGTCACCCCACCACGTCCAAGCAATCATGGAATCGATCTCCGGCAGGCCTCGCCGCACAATGCCGTCGCAGCTAGGTAACTTCATCGGCTCGCCGATCACGCGGCGGCCTCCTGGAGGTAGTACGGGAGCAGCCCGATGTGGTTCTGGCGGCGCAGCTGGGCGTAGAAGCGGGCGATgaactcctccgcctcgtcgtccACGGCCTCGCCCAGGCCCAGCTGGTCGGTGTCGACCTCGTCCGACGAGAAGTTGGACACCCGCACCGAGAACCCGCCGTCGGCCGCGCCGGGCACCAGCGGTGACATCCCCGCCGGCGTGCATTCCTCCCCCAGCGCGAGCTCGGACTCCTCGTGCATCATCATCAGCGCCCCGGGCGACGACGGCGCCGGGGACGCGGCCGCCGCGTTGGCGTAGTACTCGATCATGTGCCGCGGCGGCGTGGCGGGCGCGGGGTGCTCGGCGCGGAGGCGGCCGGGCTGGTCGACGTCGTCGGCGGCGCCGAGGCAGGGGAAGGCGAGGCGGCGCATGGAGAAGGAGCCCGGGTCGGGGCTGTCGCCGCAGGAGAACTCGTACTCGCGGCGGCGCAGCGCGCGGCCGCCGTGGTgaccgtggtggtggtggtgcgagaGGAGGTTGGCGACGGAGCGCGAGACGGCCTTGTTGCGGCGCTTCATGAGGAGGTGCGCGCCGAGGAGCAGCTTGCGCTTGCCCTTGCGCATCATGAAGAAGACCGCCCGCAGGTACCCCCACATCCTCCTCGCCGCCACCGGCGCCGAGTGCACGTCCATGTCGACGTACCACCTTCCCCCTCAACTCAAGCCTGTCTGTGTCGCCGTGCCTCTGACTCTCTGTTCGCTCGTGTGTTTGttcgtcgtcgtcggcggcggtgNNNNNNNNNNNNNNNNNNNNNNNNNNNNNNNNNNNNNNNNNNNNNNNNNNNNNNNNNNNNNNNNNNNNNNNNNNNNNNNNNNNNNNNNNNNNNNNNNNNNNNNNNNNNNNNNNNNNNNNNNNNNNNNNNNNNNNNNNNNNNNNNNNNNNNNNNNNNNNNNNNNNNNNNNNNNNNNNNNNNNNNNNNNNNNNNNNNNNNNNNNNNNNNNNNNNNNNNNNNNNNNNNNNNNNNNNNNNNNNNNNNNNNNNNNNNNNNNNNNNNNNNNNNNNNNNNNNNNNNNNNNNNNNNNNNNNNNNNNNNNNNNNNNNNNNNNNNNNNNNNNNNNNNNNNNNNNNNNNNNNNNNNNNNNNNNNNNNNNNNNNNNNNNNNNNNNNNNNNNNNNNNNNNNNNNNNNNNNNNNNNNNNNNNNNNNNNNNNNNNNNNNNNNNNNNNNNNNNNNNNNNNNNNNNNNNNNNNNNNNNNNNNNNNNNNNNNNNNNNNATAATAAGATTTTGGTTAGGTGGCGCCTTGGCTTGGCTcggctgcttcttcttcctcctcgctcgctTTTCCTTCCTCCTTTTGCGCTCGCGTGCTCCACCGATCCACTCGCGCTGCCCAAGCCAACTTGGAAGGAAGGTGGGGAAGGGCCGTTGCCGGGCGGTGGGGGGCAAAGCGAGGCCCGAAGCAGGGGATCGCACAAGCACAAATGCCTTCTTCTCCTCGCTATCCTTCTGACCTTGCCCCTTGGTTCAGACAAGTTCAGATTGCTGCTAGACATTGCGTACACATGCACCGTTTACTATGCGACCCAGCAGTCAAGTGTGCTGGTATCTTTGGATGGATGCTTCGTTAACTGGACGTGGAGTATCtacacccgagctcaaatgagctcgggtgaacagtaaaatcaaaaaacattttaaaaatgttcaaaaaattctgatttttttttgtgatgaactttgacaaatgttctaaCGGCTTGCAAAATTTCATCTTCAGATCACATTCGTGGAAGGGGTgacaaaaaaaacaaaatcgatgctctgaaaatgctactttcaaaGCATTTCGGAgcactgattttgttttttttgccacgccttataCGAATGTGATATGaagatgaaattttgcaagcagtTAGAATATTTGTCAATGTTTACCACAAAAaacattcagaattttttgaacatttttaaaatgttttttgattttactgttcacccgagctcatttgagctcgggctgAGAAAGGACTTTCCGTCGTTAACTACTATGGGTAAAAATTAATCCTTCACGCAGAGAGTCAGAGACCAACCCCAACAGAAGAAAACAGCTGCATGCTACTACTACAGTGTCACGCTGAACGCGTGTGAAGATGTTCAGAACAGAGCACAGGGCATCAGGCGTCCACCATGGTTGTTCGTGtgagagcatctatagccggacctTTTAAATCCATCTCATACATCCGGGTGGGCCGCCCGGTCAATGTCTGGTCACATTTTTTGACCCAGATGGGCTCTTTAGACGGGCCTCAAACGCCTAGGCATGCCCATCACGTCAGTCTGACGACAGGGTCCCCCGTGGAAACACCCGGAAACCCGATGGTTCGACGGATGTCGGGTTCGTCGCCGCGTGGCGCCGCTTCGACTCGTCGCCCAAGAccaaatccggctatttaagccgaccGGCGTCCCGCAACCCTAACCCATCCACCTCCCCTCTCTACGCGCCGCCAGTCCGAACCCATCCAGCTCCTTCCTCTCCCGCTCCGACGCTCTGCCCCCGCTCCGACGCTCCGCCCCCGCTCCGGCACTCCGTCATGGTTCGAAGCAAGATCACCTACTACGCCATGCTGATGCCGGAGCGCTGCACCGAGATCCAGCAGGAGATTCGGGTGAGTCAAGCCGCGCGCACCGCCTGCATTGCTGTCGGGCTGCCTCGggactcgccggagccggaggaggagcggccgggggaagaggagggggaggagatgaCTCCGATgaaggtggaggaggcggagcatCAGCTGTCGGGCTTCAACATGGAGCAGAT is from Triticum aestivum cultivar Chinese Spring chromosome 3A, IWGSC CS RefSeq v2.1, whole genome shotgun sequence and encodes:
- the LOC123059103 gene encoding uncharacterized protein; this encodes MDVHSAPVAARRMWGYLRAVFFMMRKGKRKLLLGAHLLMKRRNKAVSRSVANLLSHHHHHGHHGGRALRRREYEFSCGDSPDPGSFSMRRLAFPCLGAADDVDQPGRLRAEHPAPATPPRHMIEYYANAAAASPAPSSPGALMMMHEESELALGEECTPAGMSPLVPGAADGGFSVRVSNFSSDEVDTDQLGLGEAVDDEAEEFIARFYAQLRRQNHIGLLPYYLQEAAA